In a single window of the Allobranchiibius huperziae genome:
- a CDS encoding VIT1/CCC1 transporter family protein: MAGRLNWLRAGVLGANDGIVSVAGIVVGVAGATAGRQPIVVAGVAGLVAGALSMAAGEYVSVSTQRDTEQALLEKERTELREMPEEELEELTGMYESKGLPRSLAEQVAHHLTEHDALGAHAEVELGIDPDELTNPWHAAFASLAAFFVGALLPFIAILVPGHSWRVPVTFVAVLIALAVTGRVSADLGGAPRRAAVLRNVGGGAVAMVITYAVGHLVGGVI, translated from the coding sequence ATGGCCGGCCGGCTGAACTGGCTGCGCGCGGGCGTGCTCGGCGCGAACGACGGCATCGTCAGCGTCGCGGGCATCGTCGTGGGCGTCGCCGGCGCGACGGCCGGCAGGCAGCCCATCGTGGTCGCGGGCGTCGCCGGACTGGTCGCGGGTGCGCTCAGCATGGCGGCCGGCGAGTACGTCTCGGTCAGCACCCAGCGCGACACCGAGCAGGCGTTGCTGGAGAAGGAACGCACCGAGCTGCGCGAGATGCCGGAGGAGGAGCTCGAGGAGCTGACCGGCATGTACGAGAGCAAGGGGCTGCCCCGGTCGCTCGCCGAGCAGGTCGCCCATCACCTCACCGAGCACGACGCACTCGGCGCGCACGCCGAGGTCGAGCTCGGGATAGACCCCGACGAGCTCACCAACCCCTGGCACGCCGCGTTCGCGTCGCTGGCGGCGTTCTTCGTCGGTGCGCTGCTGCCCTTCATCGCGATCCTCGTGCCGGGTCACTCCTGGCGGGTGCCGGTGACGTTCGTCGCCGTGCTGATCGCGCTGGCGGTCACCGGCAGGGTCAGCGCCGACCTCGGCGGGGCGCCGCGGCGGGCCGCCGTCCTGCGCAACGTGGGCGGTGGAGCGGTCGCGATGGTCATCACCTACGCGGTGGGCCACCTGGTCGGCGGAGTGATCTGA
- the crcB gene encoding fluoride efflux transporter CrcB, whose protein sequence is MSVGTYLLLCVGGGVGAVLRFVVDGLIKARVRTHIPVGTILVNLTGCLALGVLAGLAQRGALGSDALAVLGTGVLGGYTTFSTASFETARLLQDGRRGPALWSGLGTLLGGVALASLGLWLGLR, encoded by the coding sequence GTGAGTGTCGGCACCTACCTGCTCCTGTGTGTGGGAGGGGGCGTCGGGGCGGTGCTGCGGTTCGTCGTCGATGGGCTGATCAAGGCACGGGTGCGGACGCACATCCCGGTCGGCACGATCCTGGTCAACCTCACCGGGTGCCTCGCACTCGGGGTGCTGGCCGGTCTGGCGCAACGCGGCGCGCTCGGGTCCGACGCCCTCGCCGTGCTCGGCACCGGCGTCCTCGGCGGTTACACCACGTTCAGCACGGCCAGTTTCGAGACCGCCCGACTCCTGCAGGACGGCCGGCGCGGGCCGGCGCTGTGGAGCGGGCTGGGGACGCTGCTCGGCGGGGTCGCGTTGGCGTCACTGGGCCTGTGGCTGGGGCTGCGCTGA
- a CDS encoding DHA2 family efflux MFS transporter permease subunit: MILVDSTIVSVATPDIISSLHSDINDVVWVTSAYLLAYAVPLLITGRLGDRYGPKNVYLVGLAIFTLASLWCGLTGSIGTLIVARVFQGLGAALLAPQTMSVITRIFPAERRGQAMGFWGAVAGVATLAGPILGGVLVDQLSWEWIFFINVPVGVIGFGLAMWLVPSLPVHSHRFDWLGVGLSGVGMFLLVFGIQEGHEYHWGTITGIISVPLLIVLGVLVLAGFVVWQRFNKAEPLVPLVLFTDRNFSLANVGISVVGFVITAMVFPFMLYAQAVRGLTPTRAALLLVPMALVTLLLSPVVGKLVDRYHPSLIAGFGLTCLCVAVAWLGYILRPGTHIWALLLPMVVLGLANAFMWAPLSVTATRMLPPQNAGAGAGVYNTTRQVGAVLGSAAIASLMESRLTSHFGARGAALSGGAQTPGKSLPAAVQSGFARAMGESLYLPALLAVVAIVAVAFFTNPHARRGAHAARGSSAASTRAGAGSADRTPAHIAT; the protein is encoded by the coding sequence ATGATCCTGGTCGACTCCACGATCGTGTCGGTGGCGACGCCCGACATCATCAGCAGCCTGCACAGCGACATCAACGACGTGGTGTGGGTGACCAGTGCCTATCTGCTCGCGTACGCCGTGCCGCTGCTCATCACCGGCCGGCTCGGTGACCGCTACGGACCGAAGAACGTCTACCTGGTGGGCCTGGCGATCTTCACGCTGGCGTCGCTGTGGTGCGGCCTGACCGGCAGCATCGGCACGTTGATCGTGGCGCGGGTCTTCCAGGGCCTCGGGGCCGCGCTGCTCGCGCCGCAGACCATGTCGGTCATCACCCGGATCTTCCCCGCCGAACGCCGCGGTCAGGCCATGGGCTTCTGGGGCGCGGTCGCCGGTGTCGCGACGCTCGCGGGCCCGATCCTCGGCGGGGTGCTGGTCGACCAGCTCAGCTGGGAGTGGATCTTCTTCATCAACGTCCCGGTGGGGGTCATCGGGTTCGGGCTGGCCATGTGGCTGGTGCCGAGCCTGCCGGTGCACAGCCACCGCTTCGACTGGCTCGGGGTGGGGTTGTCGGGGGTCGGCATGTTCCTGCTGGTCTTCGGGATCCAGGAGGGCCACGAATACCACTGGGGCACCATCACCGGGATCATCTCGGTGCCCCTGCTGATCGTCCTCGGCGTGCTCGTCCTCGCCGGATTCGTGGTGTGGCAGCGCTTCAACAAGGCCGAGCCGCTCGTGCCGCTGGTGCTCTTCACCGACCGCAACTTCAGCCTCGCCAACGTCGGGATCTCCGTGGTCGGGTTCGTGATCACCGCCATGGTCTTCCCGTTCATGCTCTACGCGCAGGCCGTCCGCGGCCTGACGCCGACGAGGGCCGCGCTGCTGCTCGTCCCGATGGCCCTGGTGACGTTGCTGCTGTCGCCGGTCGTGGGCAAGTTGGTCGACAGGTACCACCCGAGCCTGATCGCGGGCTTCGGCCTCACCTGCCTCTGCGTGGCGGTGGCGTGGCTGGGGTACATCCTGCGACCCGGCACGCACATCTGGGCCCTGCTGCTTCCGATGGTGGTCCTCGGCCTCGCCAACGCCTTCATGTGGGCACCGCTGTCGGTGACGGCCACCCGGATGCTCCCGCCGCAGAACGCCGGTGCCGGTGCGGGTGTCTACAACACGACCCGTCAGGTGGGTGCGGTCCTCGGCAGTGCGGCGATCGCCTCGCTGATGGAGTCCCGGCTGACGTCGCACTTCGGTGCCCGCGGCGCTGCGCTCTCGGGCGGCGCGCAGACTCCCGGCAAATCGCTGCCCGCGGCCGTCCAGTCCGGGTTCGCCCGGGCGATGGGCGAGTCGCTCTATCTGCCGGCGCTGCTGGCGGTGGTGGCGATCGTCGCGGTCGCGTTCTTCACCAACCCGCACGCCCGCCGGGGAGCGCACGCCGCGCGTGGGTCGAGCGCTGCGAGTACGCGCGCTGGCGCCGGTTCCGCGGATCGCACTCCCGCGCACATCGCGACGTGA
- a CDS encoding MFS transporter, with protein sequence MIQLGDEQQWTADEVTVTDNSTVRRAIGAAAIGNITEWYDFGVYAYFEPTIQKVFFDDLPKTTGTILTFGLFAVAFLVRPFGGLFFGPLADRIGRNKVLATTMIMMAAGTFVIGVIPSESSIGLWAPFMLLVARLIQGFSTGGEYGNAMTFIAEYAPDRKRGFLGSWLEFGTFTGYLLGATLVTVAGGVLSEHQLLTWGWRIPFFVALPLGLIGVYLRSRLADTPAYAAMEAKADKEEKERSTGGELGAIFKLWPSLLVCVALVLAWNIPNYMLTSYMPTYLTTTAPDKTGGGLSDLTSQILQIVVIAVLLVFIPMFGRLSDRIGRKPIALTGAIGLIVLSLPAVVLARAGSSISSFLGLLIMGLLLICFSSTMPSTLPSLFPTPLRAGGLSIGFNVAISLFGGTTALVVGALVSATGDLDWPAYYLIATGVIGAVAVYLLPESNARHLWGSAPAVEERSEIKGLVEDDEVPVLAAAGSPGAGGSAV encoded by the coding sequence ATGATTCAGCTGGGCGACGAACAGCAGTGGACCGCCGACGAGGTGACGGTGACCGACAACTCGACGGTCCGCCGGGCCATCGGCGCCGCGGCCATCGGCAACATCACCGAGTGGTACGACTTCGGCGTCTACGCCTACTTCGAACCCACGATCCAGAAGGTCTTCTTCGACGACCTTCCGAAGACCACGGGGACGATCCTGACCTTCGGATTGTTCGCGGTGGCCTTCCTGGTTCGCCCCTTCGGTGGCCTGTTCTTCGGCCCGCTCGCCGACCGGATCGGTCGCAACAAGGTCCTCGCCACGACCATGATCATGATGGCCGCCGGCACCTTCGTCATCGGCGTCATCCCCAGCGAGAGCTCGATCGGGCTGTGGGCGCCGTTCATGTTGCTGGTCGCTCGGCTCATCCAGGGCTTCTCCACCGGTGGTGAGTACGGCAACGCGATGACCTTCATCGCCGAGTACGCGCCGGACCGCAAACGCGGATTCCTCGGCAGCTGGCTGGAGTTCGGCACCTTCACCGGCTACCTGCTCGGCGCGACGCTCGTCACGGTCGCGGGCGGCGTGCTCTCGGAGCACCAGCTGCTGACCTGGGGCTGGCGCATCCCGTTCTTCGTGGCCCTTCCCCTCGGCCTGATCGGGGTCTACCTGCGGTCCCGCCTCGCCGACACCCCGGCGTACGCCGCGATGGAGGCCAAGGCCGACAAGGAGGAGAAGGAGCGCAGCACGGGCGGCGAGCTCGGCGCGATCTTCAAGCTGTGGCCCTCGCTGCTGGTGTGCGTGGCGCTGGTGCTCGCGTGGAACATCCCCAACTACATGCTGACGTCCTACATGCCGACGTACCTGACGACCACCGCCCCGGACAAGACCGGCGGCGGTCTCTCCGACCTGACCTCGCAGATCCTGCAGATCGTCGTGATCGCGGTGCTGCTGGTCTTCATCCCGATGTTCGGGCGTCTCTCGGACCGGATCGGCCGTAAGCCCATCGCGCTGACCGGCGCGATCGGGCTGATCGTGCTCTCGCTGCCGGCCGTGGTGCTGGCTCGCGCAGGGTCCTCGATCTCGTCGTTCTTGGGCCTTCTGATCATGGGCCTATTGCTCATCTGCTTCAGTTCCACCATGCCCTCCACGCTGCCGTCGCTCTTCCCCACCCCGTTACGCGCGGGCGGACTGTCGATCGGGTTCAACGTCGCCATCTCCCTCTTCGGCGGCACCACGGCGCTGGTCGTCGGAGCGCTGGTCAGCGCGACCGGCGACCTCGACTGGCCGGCGTACTACCTGATCGCCACCGGCGTGATCGGCGCCGTCGCGGTCTACCTGCTGCCCGAGTCGAACGCGCGCCACCTGTGGGGTTCGGCACCGGCGGTCGAGGAACGCTCGGAGATCAAGGGCCTGGTCGAGGACGACGAGGTGCCGGTGCTGGCCGCCGCCGGGAGTCCTGGCGCGGGTGGTTCCGCGGTATGA
- a CDS encoding MMPL family transporter, with amino-acid sequence MARIGAAQRLGRWSAGHPWRAVGVWALMVVMAVGLGSAISTHQTKDADYRVGQSGRAAAMIAAAGLDAPDQEYVLIGSPRGALDRPVALRAASDVRDRLATQPVVASVAPPVLSKDGTALLLAATVRGRDADVRGIAQVAKSARTAYPGLRIDEAGDVSVNKAVNDRVGKDLGSAELISLPITLVIMVIVFAALIAAGLPVVLAITSVFATMGLMGPISLIIPMEPTVSSMILLIGMAVGVDYSLFYLKRERAERDKGATRADAIRVAGETSGHSIVVSGLAVAISMGGLYAARDTTFDSLGTGALLVVVIAVLGSLTVLPAMLTLLGKWVDRPRIPLWWRVSRRIPTGAVSGRLLRPVLRRPAAALICGGAVMVALAAPALGMRLQTDSLEALPHSITQVRTMQQIQAKYPSHGNLARVVVSGADAGSTAQAVERRAAATGDWSPAGVVVSVDRRTAVATVATSAAQGSSRAGEQVLRLRETVVPQAVRPTGATWAVGGDVAQSYDTIRHADIALWRVLIVVLGLVLVMMGVVFRNAVLAVLTTALNLVSVGAAFGVVTLVFQRGWGAGPLDFHSTGGIITWIPTFLLAVLTGLSMDYHVFVLSRVREHVRAGVPVRIAVRLGLEQTAGVVTSAAVVMVSVFSVFAFSGLVEMKEIGVGLSVAILVDATIVRLVLLPAALCLLGERAWSRGDRRTGQRDPAAATPVLVR; translated from the coding sequence ATGGCACGGATCGGTGCGGCCCAACGACTGGGCCGCTGGAGTGCGGGGCATCCGTGGCGCGCCGTCGGCGTCTGGGCGCTCATGGTGGTGATGGCCGTGGGCCTCGGATCGGCCATCAGCACCCATCAGACCAAGGACGCCGACTACCGGGTGGGGCAGTCCGGCCGGGCAGCGGCGATGATCGCGGCGGCCGGTCTGGACGCGCCCGACCAGGAGTACGTGCTGATCGGGTCCCCGCGTGGTGCTCTCGACCGGCCGGTGGCCCTGAGAGCCGCGTCCGACGTGCGCGACCGGCTCGCGACCCAGCCCGTCGTCGCGTCCGTGGCGCCGCCGGTCCTGTCCAAGGACGGCACGGCGCTGCTCCTGGCGGCGACTGTGCGCGGCCGCGACGCCGACGTGCGCGGCATCGCGCAGGTCGCGAAGTCCGCCCGCACGGCGTACCCGGGTCTGCGCATCGACGAGGCGGGGGACGTCTCGGTGAACAAGGCCGTGAACGACCGGGTGGGTAAGGATCTCGGGTCGGCGGAGCTCATCAGCCTGCCGATCACACTGGTGATCATGGTGATCGTCTTCGCCGCGCTGATCGCGGCGGGGCTGCCGGTCGTCCTGGCAATCACGAGCGTCTTCGCCACGATGGGTCTGATGGGACCGATCTCGCTGATCATCCCGATGGAGCCGACGGTCTCGAGCATGATCCTCCTCATCGGGATGGCGGTCGGCGTCGACTACTCGCTCTTCTATCTCAAACGCGAACGCGCCGAGCGTGACAAAGGCGCGACCCGGGCCGACGCGATCCGCGTCGCGGGCGAGACCTCAGGCCACTCGATCGTGGTCTCGGGTCTGGCGGTCGCGATCAGCATGGGCGGCCTCTACGCAGCGCGCGATACGACGTTCGACAGCCTCGGCACGGGCGCACTGCTGGTCGTGGTGATCGCGGTGCTGGGCTCGCTCACGGTGCTCCCCGCCATGTTGACCCTCCTCGGCAAGTGGGTGGACCGTCCGCGGATCCCGTTGTGGTGGAGGGTCTCCCGGCGTATCCCGACCGGTGCCGTGAGCGGTCGGCTGCTGCGCCCGGTGCTACGCCGACCGGCGGCCGCGCTGATCTGTGGGGGTGCCGTCATGGTGGCGCTCGCCGCGCCGGCCCTCGGGATGCGCCTGCAGACCGACTCGCTGGAAGCGCTGCCGCACAGCATCACGCAGGTGCGCACGATGCAGCAGATCCAGGCGAAGTATCCGAGCCACGGCAACCTGGCACGGGTCGTCGTGAGCGGCGCGGACGCGGGCAGCACTGCGCAGGCCGTGGAACGCCGTGCCGCGGCCACCGGTGACTGGTCACCCGCCGGGGTCGTGGTCTCGGTCGATCGCCGTACGGCGGTGGCGACTGTCGCGACCTCGGCCGCGCAGGGAAGCTCCCGGGCGGGCGAGCAGGTCCTCCGGTTGCGGGAGACGGTGGTGCCGCAGGCGGTCCGGCCGACCGGTGCCACCTGGGCGGTCGGCGGTGATGTGGCGCAGTCCTACGACACGATCCGGCACGCGGACATCGCGCTGTGGCGGGTGCTGATCGTGGTGCTCGGGCTGGTGCTGGTGATGATGGGCGTCGTCTTCCGCAACGCGGTGCTGGCGGTGCTCACCACAGCGCTCAACCTGGTGTCGGTCGGCGCGGCGTTCGGTGTCGTGACACTAGTCTTCCAGCGCGGGTGGGGCGCAGGTCCGTTGGACTTCCACTCCACCGGCGGGATCATCACGTGGATCCCGACGTTCCTGCTCGCCGTGCTCACCGGTCTGTCGATGGACTACCACGTCTTCGTGCTGAGCCGGGTCCGCGAACACGTGCGTGCGGGGGTGCCGGTCCGGATCGCCGTGCGCCTCGGCCTGGAGCAGACCGCCGGCGTGGTCACCAGCGCCGCGGTCGTGATGGTGTCGGTGTTCTCGGTGTTCGCCTTCTCTGGGCTGGTGGAGATGAAGGAGATAGGCGTCGGGCTCTCGGTCGCGATCCTGGTGGACGCCACCATCGTGCGACTGGTGCTGCTGCCTGCCGCGCTGTGCCTCCTCGGGGAACGCGCGTGGAGCCGGGGCGACCGTCGTACTGGCCAGCGAGACCCGGCCGCCGCTACCCCGGTCCTCGTCCGCTGA
- the soxR gene encoding redox-sensitive transcriptional activator SoxR, whose translation MDTRDELSIGQVAERSGFAASAVRYYESEGLLQSTRDAGGRRRFRRSVLRRLAFIRAASNVGCSLEEIREELDRLPSGRTPTKADWQRISRHWRTRLDERIEALQKLRDGLDSCIGCGCLSLGTCRMSNPQDTAASDARAPGAAFLPAALRRPGGSPSSAKV comes from the coding sequence ATGGACACGCGCGACGAACTGAGCATCGGACAGGTAGCCGAGCGCAGCGGATTCGCCGCTTCGGCGGTTCGCTACTACGAGTCCGAGGGGCTGCTGCAATCCACCCGCGATGCCGGCGGACGACGGCGCTTCCGGCGTTCGGTGCTGCGCCGCCTCGCGTTCATCCGGGCGGCGAGCAACGTCGGATGCTCCCTGGAGGAGATCCGCGAGGAGCTCGATCGGCTGCCGAGCGGCCGCACCCCCACCAAGGCCGACTGGCAACGCATCTCACGGCACTGGCGTACCCGGCTCGACGAGCGCATCGAAGCGCTGCAGAAGCTGCGCGACGGCTTGGACTCCTGCATCGGGTGCGGCTGCCTGTCCCTCGGGACGTGCCGGATGTCCAACCCGCAGGACACCGCCGCGTCCGACGCCCGCGCGCCCGGCGCGGCGTTCCTGCCGGCGGCCCTGCGGCGGCCGGGCGGTTCCCCTTCCTCTGCAAAGGTGTAA
- a CDS encoding (deoxy)nucleoside triphosphate pyrophosphohydrolase, with product MTDAAAQPITRLVVGAAIVDDLTHPTVLLAARRTAPSALAGGWEFPGGKVEHDESLEAALHRELAEELDVTVELGAQVTGPVALDDATGWPLKPGFVMQVRFARITTGTMRLVDHDQVRWLTPAQLYDVPWLPADLPIVDAIRALLH from the coding sequence GTGACCGACGCGGCTGCACAGCCGATCACCCGGTTGGTGGTCGGCGCGGCGATCGTCGACGACCTGACGCACCCCACGGTCCTCTTGGCGGCCCGGCGTACGGCGCCCAGCGCGCTCGCGGGCGGGTGGGAGTTCCCCGGCGGCAAGGTGGAGCACGACGAGTCGCTCGAGGCGGCCCTGCATCGTGAGCTCGCCGAGGAGTTGGACGTCACCGTCGAGCTCGGCGCGCAGGTGACCGGCCCGGTCGCCCTGGACGACGCCACCGGCTGGCCCCTGAAGCCGGGTTTCGTGATGCAGGTGCGCTTCGCGCGGATCACCACCGGCACCATGCGGCTGGTCGATCACGACCAGGTCCGCTGGCTGACGCCGGCCCAGTTGTACGACGTCCCGTGGCTGCCCGCGGACCTGCCCATCGTGGACGCGATCAGGGCTCTGCTGCACTGA
- a CDS encoding LuxR C-terminal-related transcriptional regulator, translated as MRAVVGEDNALLRDGLTRILTAYDIDVVQAVDNAPALSRALLTERPDIAIVDVRMPPTFTDDGLRVAIEARAQLPDLPVLVLSQYVEQLYAQELLDSGSGGVGYLLKDRVSDVAGFIDTVRRVAAGGTVLDPDVVRHLLTRQRAGTPVDRLTAREREVLELMAQGRSNAAIAGALFVTERSVSKHTNSIFTKLDLPIDADDNRRVLAVLTYLRG; from the coding sequence GTGCGAGCCGTCGTCGGGGAGGACAACGCGCTCCTTCGCGACGGACTGACTCGCATCCTCACTGCGTACGACATCGACGTCGTGCAGGCCGTAGACAACGCGCCGGCCCTGTCCCGAGCACTGCTCACCGAGCGACCCGACATCGCGATCGTCGACGTCCGGATGCCGCCGACCTTCACAGATGACGGACTGAGAGTCGCCATCGAGGCGCGCGCTCAGCTGCCCGACCTGCCGGTGCTGGTGCTCTCGCAGTACGTCGAGCAGCTCTACGCACAGGAGCTGCTCGACTCCGGCTCGGGCGGGGTCGGCTATCTGCTGAAGGACCGCGTCTCCGACGTCGCGGGGTTCATCGACACCGTACGGAGGGTGGCCGCCGGTGGGACCGTGCTGGATCCCGACGTGGTGCGCCATCTATTGACCCGGCAACGGGCAGGGACCCCGGTCGACCGGCTCACCGCCCGCGAGCGCGAGGTCCTGGAACTGATGGCCCAAGGCCGCTCGAACGCGGCGATCGCGGGTGCACTCTTCGTGACCGAACGATCGGTCAGTAAACACACCAACTCGATCTTCACGAAGCTCGATCTGCCCATCGACGCCGACGACAACCGGCGGGTCCTGGCGGTGCTCACCTACCTGCGCGGCTGA
- a CDS encoding sensor histidine kinase, with protein sequence MNRRPGLLASIGLNLASLVMTLPALALLGLTVAGIASSVAIVGLFVLTVTLVLLRQLAGVQRRLVSAGLGEPVARAYSDTRGLSPVARVRRWLTDRARWADAAWALFTCTVGAIVSVVALAVVLYPVWSITWYFLWRSLPADLPQPYHFLHVADPARGAIFTVVSVLAGIAGMRWLTPALTRWRLLMDASIIADSRTAALEERVERVTASRTSTVDAAAAELRRIERDLHDGPQARLAALGMELGLAEQLALRDPQAAAGLIAEARANAHTALADIRSVVRGIYPPVLADRGYPSAISALVADLPLAVSLDLEPGERLSPPLESALYFATSECLANILKHAHAGQAWVCLRRTPRAIRVEVGDDGVGGAAADGAGLRGVARRLTAFDGMMSVTSPPGAGTRIEMEVPCEPSSGRTTRSFATD encoded by the coding sequence ATGAACCGACGACCCGGCCTCCTCGCGTCGATCGGGCTCAACCTCGCAAGCCTGGTGATGACGCTGCCGGCTCTCGCACTCCTGGGGCTGACCGTGGCGGGCATCGCATCGTCCGTGGCGATCGTCGGCCTGTTCGTCCTGACCGTGACCCTGGTGCTCCTGCGACAGCTCGCCGGGGTGCAGCGCCGCCTGGTCAGCGCGGGCCTCGGCGAACCGGTCGCCCGCGCGTACTCCGACACGCGGGGCCTGTCACCGGTCGCCCGGGTCCGCCGCTGGTTGACCGACCGAGCGCGGTGGGCCGACGCCGCGTGGGCGCTCTTCACCTGCACCGTCGGCGCGATCGTCTCGGTCGTCGCGCTGGCCGTCGTCCTCTACCCGGTCTGGAGCATCACGTGGTACTTCCTGTGGCGATCGCTCCCGGCGGACCTCCCGCAGCCGTATCACTTCCTGCACGTCGCGGACCCGGCGCGCGGAGCCATCTTCACCGTCGTGAGCGTGCTGGCAGGGATTGCCGGGATGCGTTGGCTCACACCGGCCCTCACCCGGTGGCGTCTCCTGATGGACGCATCGATCATCGCCGACTCGCGCACCGCGGCCCTCGAGGAACGGGTCGAAAGGGTGACCGCTTCGCGCACCAGCACCGTCGACGCGGCGGCCGCCGAGCTGCGCCGCATCGAGCGTGACCTGCATGACGGCCCGCAGGCCCGGCTGGCCGCTCTGGGCATGGAGCTGGGTCTGGCCGAGCAACTCGCGCTGCGGGATCCGCAGGCGGCGGCCGGCCTGATCGCCGAAGCACGCGCGAACGCGCACACGGCGCTCGCCGACATCCGATCGGTCGTGCGTGGCATCTATCCACCGGTGCTCGCCGATCGCGGCTACCCGAGTGCGATCAGCGCGTTGGTCGCAGACCTCCCACTCGCGGTCTCCCTCGATCTCGAACCAGGCGAACGCCTTTCGCCGCCTCTGGAGTCGGCGCTCTACTTCGCCACCAGCGAATGCCTGGCCAACATCCTGAAGCACGCGCACGCCGGCCAGGCGTGGGTCTGCCTGCGGCGCACCCCCCGAGCGATCCGCGTCGAGGTCGGCGACGACGGGGTCGGTGGCGCGGCTGCCGACGGGGCGGGTCTGCGCGGTGTCGCACGGCGGCTCACGGCGTTCGACGGCATGATGAGCGTGACCAGCCCGCCCGGCGCGGGCACGAGGATCGAGATGGAGGTGCCGTGCGAGCCGTCGTCGGGGAGGACAACGCGCTCCTTCGCGACGGACTGA
- a CDS encoding fluoride efflux transporter FluC, giving the protein MSRPADAARAALRNPWLPEDPDVDVNDDGRPVHLRARYAAYVALGGFVGTGIREAMSLWFPTPADRVNWTILAINVSGAFLLGALVQLLAGRGPDHGRRRTVRLLLGTGVLGGFTTYSTFADGAAQLIRDSEPGMAVGYCGLTLGVGLLASFAGITAAQRVHR; this is encoded by the coding sequence ATGAGCAGACCCGCCGACGCCGCCCGGGCGGCTCTGCGGAACCCCTGGCTGCCCGAGGACCCCGATGTCGACGTCAACGACGACGGGCGTCCGGTGCACCTGCGCGCGAGGTACGCGGCGTACGTCGCGCTCGGGGGTTTCGTCGGGACAGGCATCCGCGAGGCGATGAGCCTGTGGTTCCCCACCCCCGCTGACCGGGTCAACTGGACGATCCTGGCGATCAACGTGTCCGGGGCGTTCCTGCTCGGCGCGTTGGTGCAGTTGCTCGCCGGCCGCGGCCCCGATCACGGACGCCGGCGGACCGTCCGGTTGCTTCTCGGGACCGGCGTGCTTGGCGGCTTCACGACCTACAGCACCTTCGCGGACGGGGCCGCCCAGTTGATCCGGGACAGCGAGCCGGGGATGGCGGTCGGCTACTGCGGGCTGACGCTCGGCGTGGGTCTGCTCGCGTCGTTCGCGGGGATCACCGCGGCGCAGCGGGTGCACCGGTGA
- the panD gene encoding aspartate 1-decarboxylase: MQRTMMKSKIHRATVTHADLHYVGSLTVSADLMRAADLLEGEKVDIVDIDNGNRLSTYVIEGPAGEGRIGINGAAARLVSPGDLVIVIGYGQYDDAEAALMTPSVVFVDETNRIVDLGSDPAWAPQDAGLLDPRG; the protein is encoded by the coding sequence ATGCAGCGCACGATGATGAAATCGAAGATCCACCGGGCCACGGTGACGCACGCCGACCTGCACTATGTCGGGTCGTTGACGGTGTCGGCCGACCTGATGCGCGCGGCCGACCTGCTCGAGGGGGAGAAGGTCGACATCGTCGACATCGACAACGGCAACCGCCTCTCGACGTACGTCATCGAGGGCCCGGCCGGCGAGGGCCGGATCGGCATCAACGGGGCGGCCGCCCGACTCGTGAGTCCCGGCGACCTGGTCATCGTGATCGGCTACGGCCAGTACGACGACGCCGAGGCTGCCCTCATGACCCCGAGCGTGGTCTTCGTCGACGAGACCAACCGCATCGTCGATCTGGGCTCGGACCCGGCGTGGGCGCCGCAGGACGCCGGCCTGCTCGACCCGCGGGGCTGA